TCGTACCAAGCCAGGGTAATCGGATAGCAGCGTCGCGCCATGTTAGTAACCCCGCCAAGAAATAGATAGCCCTCCAATCGATTCCAGAGGGATGTGATCGGTGGGATGTCCAGGGAGCCGACGCCCGGCTTCTCGTCATTGCAGAGATCCGCCGCGCGGCGAGATGGGGATCACTGCTCACTCATGCCGCCTGAGATCGGCCAGCGTGCCGCGGGTGGTTCTCCAGGCGGGGTAGAGGGCGGCGAACGCGGCCGCCAATACGCCGATCATCAGGCCTTGAAGCAGAATCGAGGGAACAATGTGTACCGTCATGACCCAACCGAAGGAACGCGGTATCACCACCATCTCGAGCACCACGGCAATGATGATGCCTACCGGGAGAGCGATGATACCGGCGATGAGGCCCATAAAGGCCGTTTCTAAGATGATGAGCCTTCCGATCTGCCTGGGGGTTACCCCGCAGGCGCGAAGCACACAGCGCTCGTGCGCCCGCTCCAGTTGCATCGCCATTAAGGCGCTAAAAACGCCAACGAAGGCGACGCAGCCCGCGAGCACCCGTAGAACCGTGGTGATGAGGAACGTGCGGTCAAAGATGCGCAATGAGCTCACGAATAAAGCCCGGTTTGATTTCACCGCAATCATCTGCGATGGCCCCGATAAGGCTCTGATCCGCGCTTTTAGTCGCTCCTGATCGACGCCTGGGGCGGCATAGA
The Pseudomonadota bacterium DNA segment above includes these coding regions:
- a CDS encoding ABC transporter permease — protein: LSPGDSIRLRTDLGQRNFTLAGVYYHYGSDQGLVAISRPIFDRYWRDTGVSSVGVYAAPGVDQERLKARIRALSGPSQMIAVKSNRALFVSSLRIFDRTFLITTVLRVLAGCVAFVGVFSALMAMQLERAHERCVLRACGVTPRQIGRLIILETAFMGLIAGIIALPVGIIIAVVLEMVVIPRSFGWVMTVHIVPSILLQGLMIGVLAAAFAALYPAWRTTRGTLADLRRHE